AAAAGTCCGCGAGCGCAGCGTGTAGTTCATGCATCGACCTGCCGAGCTCGGCCGCGGAAGGCAGAGCGGGGGAGGCATCGTGCTCGACGAACGTCCAGAACGTCATCCAGAGGCCTTCGTGCTGGTAAGGGCCCGGTGGAAGAGCATCGCTCGGTGGGACGCCCAAACCACGTGCCGCCAGGAAAGATCCCACGGCAACCTCGCGAGCGAGCCACGTCTCGACGTCGTCGTGCAGCACCGCGGTGCTGGTCATCACCCGCGCGATGGTCGGCGGAGTGATTCAGTCGAACGAGCACGTTGCTGCCGCCATCCAGCACAACCGCGTCCTCGAAGTCCACGGAATTTGCGAGGGCCACCGCCTGCGCGGCCTCCACCGCTCGCGCGGCCCTGGGGTTCCCGCTCATGTCACGCACGATGCCAGACCGCTGCCGGCACACGGCGGTGAATGACACTCGTCGGCGTGAGATGGACCGTTACGCTTCCGTCCCGTGGGTGTGACTCGCATCTCACAGGCGTACCTTGATCGCGTTGAGGTGCGAGGGCGCGACCTCGCGTCGGAGCTCATGGGGTCCATGAGCTTCACCGAGTACTTCCATCTCCTTCTGACGGGCTCTGAACCCACAGAGGAGCAGCGTTACTTCCTCGACGTGCTGCTCGTGGCGATCGCGGAGCACGGCATGATGCCCACGAACGTGGCCGCGCGGATGACCCTGGCGGCGGATCCTGGGTCGCTTCAGGGCGCTGTTGCCGCCGGGATCCTCGGATGCGGGCCTGTGATTCTCGGTACGGCCGAGCTGTGCGCCGATCTGCTTGCCGCCGCGCAGGCGCGGGGTGGCGTGGAGGACATCGCTCGCGAGGTCCACGAGGCCGGGGAGCGCCTGCCCGGCTTCGGCCACCCTTTGCACCGGCCGGTCGATCCACGCGCCGAGCGCATCCTCGAGCTCGCCGAAGAACGAGGCGTCAGCGAGCCGCATGTGGCGCTGGCGCGCGCGTTCCGCGACGCCGCCGCGGAGGTGTGGGGAAAGCCGCTCGTCATGAACGTGTCGATGCCCATCGCGGCGGTGATGCTCGACCTCGGCTTCCCGCCGTCCGCCGTGAAGGCGGTGCCGATCCTTGCGCGCACCGCCGGCCTGCTGGCGCACCTGGCGGAGGAGCGGGAGGAGCCGATCGGCTTCACAATGGCCGCCGCGGCGGAGGAAGCGGTCGAGTACGAGCGGGAGTGATGTTCGAGCCGGACGTGGAGGCGCGGCCATGGCCCGAGCAGCTCGAGCTCGACGACGCGAACTACCGCGCGCAGCTCGAATACCTCCTCGAGCGTTCGCCCTTCTATCGCGAGAAGCTGGCGGGCTCGGACACGAGCGGCGGCCTCGCCGGCATCGCACGGCTGCCGCTCACCAGCAAGCAGGAGATTCGCGAAACCTGCACGCGCGAGAACCCGATAGGGGCGCATCTCTGCGTCGCGCGAGAGGAGATCGTGCGCATCTACTCCACGAGCGGCACCACCGGCACGCCGAGCTACGTGCCGCTCACGGCGAGCGACCTGGAGAACTGGGTCAGCGGCTCCGCGCGGAGCTACGCGGCGTCGGGTGTGCAACCCGGACAGCGAATCGTCTCCACCTACAACGCGGGACCGTTCGTGGCCGGCGCAGCGCTGGCCTCCTTCGAGCGGCTCGGCCTCAGCCACATACCCGTCGGCACCGGCAACACGGAGAGGCTTCTGCGCGCGATAGATCTTCTGCGTCCGGAGGCCGCCGTGCTCACCCCCTCGTACGCGGCATATCTGATCGAGCGGGACGTCGATCTGAAGAGCTCGAGCGTCGAGCGCGTGCTCGTGGCGGGCGAGCCTGGCGGTGGCGAGCCTGCGTTCCGCACAAAGCTCGAGGCCGGCTGGGGTGCACGCGTGACCGAGGCGATGGGAATTGGGGACATCGGCGTGTCGCTCTGGGGCGAGTGCGAGGAGCAGAAGGGCATGCATCTCGGGGCGCGCGGCTTCGTGCACGCCGAGTTGATCGATCCTCGGAGCGAGCGGGCAACCCCGCTCGAGGACGGCGCGAAGGGTGAGCTCGTGCTCACGCACCTCCAGCACCGCGCCGCACCGCTGTTGCGCTTCCGGACGCGCGACCACGTGGAGATGTGGACGAGCACCTGCTCCTGCGGCCGTACCAGCCCGCGCATCCGCTGCATCGGCCGCACAGACGACATGCTGATCGTCCGCGGCGTGAACGTCTTTCCCTCAGCCATCCGCGAGGTGGTGAGTGGCTTCGAGCCGGAGGTGAGCGGCCACATCCTGGTGAGGCCCACGACGGCCGGCGTAAAGCAGGAGCCGCCGCTGCCCGTGAGCGTGGAGCTGGCGCGCGGCACGGAAAGAAATTCCGCTCTCGCCGAGTCCATTCGAGAGAGACTGCGCAACGTGTTGGTCGTCCAGACCGAGGTGGAGCTGGTCCCCTGGGGGAGCCTCGGACGCAGCGAGTACAAGTCGAAGCTCGTCGAAGCGGCGAGCGACAGAAAGTGAGGACTCCATGGCCGCGAACACGCTGAACATCCTCCCGCCGAGCGTGAACAACCTCTGCGCGAGGATCTTCGTGAGGGCAGCGGGCCTCGACTTCGAGGAGATCAACGTGTGGGGCCAGACCACCACGCCCGAGTTCCTGGCGAAGGATCCCGCGCACCTCACGCCGATGCTCGAGGAGAGCGGGCTTCCGCGCGGCTCGCTGTGGGAGAGCTGCGCGATCATGCAGTACCTCTGCAACCGCCACGGGCTCCACCAGTTCTATCCCACCGACCCTGGTGAGCGCGCGATGGTGGACAGCGCGATGTTCTATCTGATCGGCACTGTCTACCCGCTGCTGGCGCGCGCCACGTACCCCGCGCTCGGCTTCCCGCAGTACCCGGGCGAGGCCGCCACATCCGAGGCTGACGACGCGGTGAAGGCGAAGGCCCAGCAGGACGCGATCGACGCTCTCGCCGAGCCGCTTGACGTCTACCGGGCCTTCTTCCTCGACGGCAAGAAGTTCATCGGCGGCGACGCGCCCTCGATCGCGGACATGCGCCTCGCGGCGACGCTGGAGTTCCTGCACGCCATCGACTACGAGTTTCCGGCCTGGATGAGCGAGTACATGCAGGCGATGGAGGCTGCCCTCGGCGACGCCTACTCCGAACCGGCCGCCGACGTTCGCGGCTATCTGGCGCAGATGAACGGTTGAAGGACTTTCGCCGAAAGGCGGATGGGAGTAGTGTCAGCGTTGTGACTCGCGACGATCTGGCTGTCGTGTCGCGGATGTTTGCTTGTTGGGGGGACGACGATCTCGAGGGGATTCTCTCCTGCGTTGATCCTGACATCGAGTGGCATTCCACGATCGACTCGCGCCCTTACCGCGGCCATGACGGCATGCGCGAGGTCTTCCGGCGCTGGCGGGCGGGGGGAGAGAAGCTCGAGGTCCCACTCCAGCGCGCGGTGGAGGTGGCTCCCGGACGGGTGCTCGCCGTCGGTCGCGTCCGCGTGCTGCGCTCCGGCCGAGGGTTTGCCGACTCGCCCGGGATCTGGCTGTTCCACGTCGAGCGGGGTCGCATCACCCAAGCGGAGAGCTTCCGCTCGGAGAACGAAGCGCGGCAGGCGATCCGCCGCTCGGCGGACGGCGTGACCAGCGGCGCCTGACGGGCGCCCAGCCGTACCGGCCGCCGGGTGCGGCTAGCCCCACGAGCAGACGCTGGCTCACCGTATCGATCCGTGAGCGGCGAGCGATGAATATCTGCGTGTCAGTTGATCTAAACGACTGACTAGCCCGAACGTCTCAGCACAACACGCGGTACTCGCAAGGCCCACTCGCACGGAGATCACAGAATGGCCACGTGGCAGACATCCACCACTGTCCAGGCACGACCCGAGCAGATCCTCGACGTGCTCACAGACCCCGAAGCGGCGGTGCGTTGGTCACCGATCGACTTCGAGGTCGAGCACATCCAGGGCGGGAGGCTCACCACCGGCAGCCGTGCCCGTGTGACGGGCCGGCTCGCCGGCCGCGAGCTCGCCTTCGACATCGAGGTCATCCGCGCGGATGAGCAGCGCCTCCTGCTCACCGCTACGGGCCCCATCGAGATCGACGTCAAGTACGACGTGGAGCCGCTGGACTCGCATGTTGAGCTGCGGGCGTGGGTCACCGTGCGCAGCCGGGGCGGCCTCTTCGGCCGCATCCTCTCCGGCGCCACAGAGGGCCTGCTCGGCGCGGGGATGCTGAACGCGGCCGTGGCTCGCATCGCTCGCGAGGTCGAGGCCTCGCATGAGCTGTCGCTAGCCGCCTGATCGCTCTCCGCGCCGGGCCGCCCGCTCGGCCCTTATAGGGTTCTGAGGGTGACCCAGACCCCTACCGCCGTTTCCACCGCCGAGCTTGCGTGTCTCGACGGCAAGGTCGCGCCTGCGGCCGAGACGTCGATTCCGATCCTCGACGACGGCTTCCTGCGCGGCGACGGCATCTTCGAGGCCATACACGTGTACGAGGGGCGGCCGTTTGCCACGGCCGACCATCTCGACCGCCTCGAGCGCTCGGCAAAGAACCTGCACCTCGATGTGCCGGTGGCCCGTGCTGAGCTCGAGGCCGAGATCGCCGACCTCGTGGAGCGGCGCGGCGGCGCCTCGTTCACCGG
This portion of the Thermoleophilaceae bacterium genome encodes:
- a CDS encoding citryl-CoA lyase; this encodes MTRISQAYLDRVEVRGRDLASELMGSMSFTEYFHLLLTGSEPTEEQRYFLDVLLVAIAEHGMMPTNVAARMTLAADPGSLQGAVAAGILGCGPVILGTAELCADLLAAAQARGGVEDIAREVHEAGERLPGFGHPLHRPVDPRAERILELAEERGVSEPHVALARAFRDAAAEVWGKPLVMNVSMPIAAVMLDLGFPPSAVKAVPILARTAGLLAHLAEEREEPIGFTMAAAAEEAVEYERE
- a CDS encoding AMP-binding protein, which produces MFEPDVEARPWPEQLELDDANYRAQLEYLLERSPFYREKLAGSDTSGGLAGIARLPLTSKQEIRETCTRENPIGAHLCVAREEIVRIYSTSGTTGTPSYVPLTASDLENWVSGSARSYAASGVQPGQRIVSTYNAGPFVAGAALASFERLGLSHIPVGTGNTERLLRAIDLLRPEAAVLTPSYAAYLIERDVDLKSSSVERVLVAGEPGGGEPAFRTKLEAGWGARVTEAMGIGDIGVSLWGECEEQKGMHLGARGFVHAELIDPRSERATPLEDGAKGELVLTHLQHRAAPLLRFRTRDHVEMWTSTCSCGRTSPRIRCIGRTDDMLIVRGVNVFPSAIREVVSGFEPEVSGHILVRPTTAGVKQEPPLPVSVELARGTERNSALAESIRERLRNVLVVQTEVELVPWGSLGRSEYKSKLVEAASDRK
- a CDS encoding glutathione S-transferase family protein yields the protein MAANTLNILPPSVNNLCARIFVRAAGLDFEEINVWGQTTTPEFLAKDPAHLTPMLEESGLPRGSLWESCAIMQYLCNRHGLHQFYPTDPGERAMVDSAMFYLIGTVYPLLARATYPALGFPQYPGEAATSEADDAVKAKAQQDAIDALAEPLDVYRAFFLDGKKFIGGDAPSIADMRLAATLEFLHAIDYEFPAWMSEYMQAMEAALGDAYSEPAADVRGYLAQMNG
- a CDS encoding nuclear transport factor 2 family protein — protein: MFACWGDDDLEGILSCVDPDIEWHSTIDSRPYRGHDGMREVFRRWRAGGEKLEVPLQRAVEVAPGRVLAVGRVRVLRSGRGFADSPGIWLFHVERGRITQAESFRSENEARQAIRRSADGVTSGA
- a CDS encoding SRPBCC family protein; amino-acid sequence: MATWQTSTTVQARPEQILDVLTDPEAAVRWSPIDFEVEHIQGGRLTTGSRARVTGRLAGRELAFDIEVIRADEQRLLLTATGPIEIDVKYDVEPLDSHVELRAWVTVRSRGGLFGRILSGATEGLLGAGMLNAAVARIAREVEASHELSLAA